From a single Lacerta agilis isolate rLacAgi1 chromosome 3, rLacAgi1.pri, whole genome shotgun sequence genomic region:
- the CLDN20 gene encoding claudin-20, with the protein MASAALQFFAFILALFGVFGAITATLLPNWKVNADVGSNIITAITQMQGLWMDCTWYSTGMFSCTLKYSILSLPVYIQAARTTMVLSCILSTFGICIATVGMKCTRLGGDQDTKSHTTFAGGVFFILAGIFGLIPTAWYTREIISNFLDPTVPESSKHEPGGAVYIGFISAGLLLTAGAIFGTSCFTKQQRAWIYPNKTQQQFPAAQQENNTGYNLKDYV; encoded by the coding sequence ATGGCATCAgcagctctacagttctttgcTTTCATTCTAGCCTTGTTTGGTGTTTTCGGTGCAATTACAGCCACCTTGTTGCCCAACTGGAAGGTGAATGCAGATGTAGGTTCAAACATCATCACAGCCATAACTCAGATGCAAGGACTCTGGATGGACTGCACATGGTACAGCACCGGGATGTTTAGCTGCACGTTGAAATATTCAATCCTCTCCCTCCCTGTTTACATCCAGGCAGCACGGACCACCATGGTGTTGTCTTGCATCCTCTCCACTTTTGGAATCTGCATCGCCACTGTGGGGATGAAGTGCACTCGGCTGGGAGGAGACCAGGACACCAAAAGCCACACTACATTTGCAGGAGGTGTCTTCTTCATCCTTGCAGGTATATTCGGCTTGATACCAACAGCCTGGTACACGAGAGAAATCATTTCAAATTTTCTGGACCCAACAGTCCCAGAAAGCAGTAAGCATGAACCAGGAGGAGCAGTTTACATTGGATTCATTTCAGCAGGACTTCTGCTCACTGCAGGTGCCATCTTTGGCACTTCCTGTTTTACAAAGCAACAAAGAGCATGGATTTATCCCAATAAAACGCAGCAACAGTTCCCAGCTGCCCAGCAAGAGAACAACACAGGCTACAACCTGAAGGATTATGTGTAA